One stretch of Deinococcus metalli DNA includes these proteins:
- a CDS encoding heme o synthase, translated as MSSATPVRATWRDYLALTKPKVISLLLWTTVTAMVMAARGWPGLWLLVVVSVAGYMSAGSAGVFNMIIDRDIDLKMARTAKRPTSSGLISTRDAAVFGAALQVLSFVALWVWATPLAAWMSLAGFVTYVGLYTALLKRRTWHNIVLGGAAGCFPPLVGWAAVTGDLNLFAWFLFAVIFFWTPVHFWALALMIKEEYREVGIPMLPVVHGEKLTVAQIGLYAIYTVVLSVMPVFFHEVGALYFVLATALGAWLLVLSWRLYRHVASGQVVERRVAVPLYLYSMLYLALLFVAGAADRTLFAHLG; from the coding sequence ATGTCGTCCGCCACGCCCGTCCGCGCCACCTGGCGGGACTACTTGGCGCTCACCAAGCCCAAGGTGATCAGCCTGCTGCTGTGGACGACCGTCACCGCCATGGTGATGGCCGCGCGCGGCTGGCCGGGCCTGTGGCTGCTGGTCGTGGTCAGCGTGGCCGGATACATGTCGGCCGGGTCGGCGGGCGTGTTCAACATGATCATCGACCGCGACATCGACCTGAAGATGGCGCGTACCGCCAAGCGGCCCACCTCCAGCGGGCTGATCTCCACCCGCGACGCGGCCGTGTTCGGCGCGGCGCTGCAGGTGCTGTCCTTCGTGGCGCTGTGGGTGTGGGCCACGCCGCTGGCCGCATGGATGAGCCTGGCGGGGTTCGTGACCTACGTGGGGCTGTACACCGCCCTGCTCAAGCGCCGCACGTGGCACAACATCGTGCTGGGCGGCGCGGCCGGGTGCTTCCCGCCGCTGGTCGGCTGGGCGGCCGTGACCGGCGACCTGAACCTGTTCGCGTGGTTCCTGTTCGCGGTGATCTTCTTCTGGACACCGGTGCACTTCTGGGCGCTGGCCCTGATGATCAAGGAGGAGTACCGCGAGGTCGGCATTCCCATGCTGCCAGTCGTGCACGGCGAGAAGCTGACGGTCGCGCAGATCGGGCTGTACGCCATCTACACGGTGGTGCTCTCAGTGATGCCGGTGTTCTTCCACGAGGTGGGCGCGCTGTACTTCGTGCTGGCCACCGCGCTGGGAGCGTGGCTGCTGGTGCTGTCGTGGCGGCTGTACCGGCACGTCGCGTCGGGCCAGGTGGTCGAGCGCCGCGTGGCGGTGCCGCTGTACCTGTATTCGATGCTGTATCTGGCGCTGCTGTTCGTGGCCGGCGCCGCCGACCGCACCCTGTTCGCGCACCTCGGCTGA